One genomic window of Struthio camelus isolate bStrCam1 chromosome 1, bStrCam1.hap1, whole genome shotgun sequence includes the following:
- the SYCP3 gene encoding synaptonemal complex protein 3 isoform X3 — MIKGRGAVSFVWAFGRLFGCIESPSARTRRGSGGGGAAARPFSRPFPRGGLRAGGGGAAPPPPAKPGSASAKERRAAGRLRRRPGETPVVDKHGKKRPLVTPHVVSDDVGGEVQNMLERFGADINKALLAKRKRLEMYTKASLKTSNQKIEHVWKTQQEQRQKLNHEYSQQFLTLFQQWDVDVQKAEEQEEKLANMFRQQQKVFQQARIVQSQRLKTIKQLYEQFLKVKYTS, encoded by the exons ATGATTAAAGGCCGAGGTGCAGTTTCCTTCGTTTGGGCTTTTGGGAGGCTGTTTGGGTGTATTGAATCTCCAAGCGCCAGGACGCGTCGCGGctcggggggagggggcgccgccgcccggcctttTTCCCGCCCTTTCCCGCGGGGTGGGTtaagggcgggcgggggcggggctgctcccccgccccccgccaaaCCAGGCTCAGCCTCCGCTAAGGAGCGGAGGGCTGCGGGGAggctccggcggcggccg GGTGAAACACCAGTGGTGGACAAGCATGGCAAGAAAAGACCTTTGGTGACTCCTCATGTGGTTTCAGATGATGTGGG gGGTGAAGTACAGAATATGTTGGAACGATTTGGAG CTGACATTAACAAGGCTCTCCTAGCTAAGAGGAAAAGATTAGAAATGTATACTAAAGCCTCACTCAAAACCAGTAACCAGAAAATTGAACACGTTTGGAAAACACAGCAGGAGCAAAG GCAGAAGCTTAATCATGAGTACTCCCAGCAGTTCCTGACTTTATTTCAGCAATGGGATGTAGATGTGCAGAAAGcagaggaacaggaagaaaaactagCA AATATGTTTCGTCAGCAACAAAAAGTTTTTCAACAGGCAAGAATAGTGCAAAGTCAGAGACTGAAGACCATTAAGCAGCTGTATGAGCAGTTCTTAAAGGTAAAGTACACTTCTTAG
- the SYCP3 gene encoding synaptonemal complex protein 3 isoform X1 encodes MAPSGRKHQGKASKPAQEDQAMPAYDFQEERKELSGSEEDIREGETPVVDKHGKKRPLVTPHVVSDDVGGEVQNMLERFGADINKALLAKRKRLEMYTKASLKTSNQKIEHVWKTQQEQRQKLNHEYSQQFLTLFQQWDVDVQKAEEQEEKLANMFRQQQKVFQQARIVQSQRLKTIKQLYEQFLKSMEELEKNNESLLAGAQSELRKEMAMLQKKIMMDTVSIAFIKSQLNAKIEHSIKKSHLIFI; translated from the exons ATGGCACCATCAGGAAGAAAGCATCAAGGAAAAGCTAGTAAACCAGCACAGGAAGATCAAGCCATGCCTGCCTATGactttcaggaggaaagaaaagagctgaGTGGATCTGAGGAAGATATTAGAGAAG GTGAAACACCAGTGGTGGACAAGCATGGCAAGAAAAGACCTTTGGTGACTCCTCATGTGGTTTCAGATGATGTGGG gGGTGAAGTACAGAATATGTTGGAACGATTTGGAG CTGACATTAACAAGGCTCTCCTAGCTAAGAGGAAAAGATTAGAAATGTATACTAAAGCCTCACTCAAAACCAGTAACCAGAAAATTGAACACGTTTGGAAAACACAGCAGGAGCAAAG GCAGAAGCTTAATCATGAGTACTCCCAGCAGTTCCTGACTTTATTTCAGCAATGGGATGTAGATGTGCAGAAAGcagaggaacaggaagaaaaactagCA AATATGTTTCGTCAGCAACAAAAAGTTTTTCAACAGGCAAGAATAGTGCAAAGTCAGAGACTGAAGACCATTAAGCAGCTGTATGAGCAGTTCTTAAAG AGCATGGAGGAGCTGGAGAAAAACAATGAAAGTCTTCTAGCTGGTGCACAAAGTGAACTTCGCAAAGAAATGGCTATGTTGCAGAAGAAGATTATGATGGACACTGTAAGTATTGCATTTATAAAAAGTCAGTTAAATGCAAAAATAGAGCATTctataaaaaaaagtcatttgataTTCATTTAA
- the SYCP3 gene encoding synaptonemal complex protein 3 isoform X2, with product MAPSGRKHQGKASKPAQEDQAMPAYDFQEERKELSGSEEDIREGETPVVDKHGKKRPLVTPHVVSDDVGGEVQNMLERFGADINKALLAKRKRLEMYTKASLKTSNQKIEHVWKTQQEQRQKLNHEYSQQFLTLFQQWDVDVQKAEEQEEKLANMFRQQQKVFQQARIVQSQRLKTIKQLYEQFLKSMEELEKNNESLLAGAQSELRKEMAMLQKKIMMDTQQQEMATVRKSLQSMLF from the exons ATGGCACCATCAGGAAGAAAGCATCAAGGAAAAGCTAGTAAACCAGCACAGGAAGATCAAGCCATGCCTGCCTATGactttcaggaggaaagaaaagagctgaGTGGATCTGAGGAAGATATTAGAGAAG GTGAAACACCAGTGGTGGACAAGCATGGCAAGAAAAGACCTTTGGTGACTCCTCATGTGGTTTCAGATGATGTGGG gGGTGAAGTACAGAATATGTTGGAACGATTTGGAG CTGACATTAACAAGGCTCTCCTAGCTAAGAGGAAAAGATTAGAAATGTATACTAAAGCCTCACTCAAAACCAGTAACCAGAAAATTGAACACGTTTGGAAAACACAGCAGGAGCAAAG GCAGAAGCTTAATCATGAGTACTCCCAGCAGTTCCTGACTTTATTTCAGCAATGGGATGTAGATGTGCAGAAAGcagaggaacaggaagaaaaactagCA AATATGTTTCGTCAGCAACAAAAAGTTTTTCAACAGGCAAGAATAGTGCAAAGTCAGAGACTGAAGACCATTAAGCAGCTGTATGAGCAGTTCTTAAAG AGCATGGAGGAGCTGGAGAAAAACAATGAAAGTCTTCTAGCTGGTGCACAAAGTGAACTTCGCAAAGAAATGGCTATGTTGCAGAAGAAGATTATGATGGACACT CAACAGCAGGAGATGGCAACTGTTCGCAAGTCTCTTCAGTCCATGTTATTCTGA